In the Podospora pseudocomata strain CBS 415.72m chromosome 5, whole genome shotgun sequence genome, one interval contains:
- a CDS encoding hypothetical protein (CAZy:AA3; EggNog:ENOG503NWDN; COG:E) yields MAAVDLEKPFDYVVVGGGTAGLVIANRLSEDSDVRVLVIEAGADRSSDPLVLCPGLVAGLYGKDEYDWNFTSTPQPTLNNRVINQARGKMLGGSSALNFLMLLYPSKGNIDAWAALGNEGWDFDSLAPYLRKFATVHTPPQSSKDLCGLTYHSEDLAKGDGPIHVTFSEGYNVTNQAWLKTFAGQGLEVTTDPRDGRALGAFQNQASIDPVTHTRSFAATGYYNPEVAKRSNLVVLTETLVEKIVFDTTGDEPVATGVEILTKDGEKKQISANLEVILSAGTLQSPQILELSGIGSKDILEKHNIPVIVENPSVGENVQDHPIVCQSFEVADTTPSGDVLRDPNVLNALVGMYQASGAGPLGQSTISVAYSPLVDGSGIVSPEAKKELLASHEHTLTTPDAQAIRKLVESPDEATFQFLLFPTQVSIPDVPKSMAEYILPVLPENYITVMTILNHPFSRGSVHISSPDVHAAPVWDPKYNSHLLDMELLARGVEFVERLVDKSTPFGKLLKDGGKRQPEGLVATDLEKAKEIVRKRQISVFHVSGSCAMKPREQGGVVDARLRVYGTKRLRVVDASVFPLEPVGNIQSVVYAVAEKAADLIREDRKSL; encoded by the exons atggctgctgttgaccTTGAGAAGCCGTTCGACTATGTCGTCGTTGGCGGCGGCACTGCCGGCctcgtcatcgccaaccGGCTCTCCGAAGACAGCGATGTCCGTGTTCTTGTCATCGAGGCCGGTGCAGACCGTAGCAGTGACCCCCTGGTTCTTTGCCCGGGTCTCGTTGCCGGCTTGTACGGCAAGGATGAATACGACTGGAACTTCACATCAACACCCCAG CCTACCCTGAACAACCGGGTCATCAACCAAGCTCGCGGGAAGATGCTTGGTGGCAGCTCGgccctcaacttcctcatGCTGTTGTATCCTTCCAAGGGCAACATTGACGCTTGGGCAGCCCTGGGCAACGAGGGCTGGGACTTTGACTCTCTTGCTCCCTACCTGCGCAAGTTTGCAACCGTCCACACTCCTCCCCAGTCATCCAAGGACCTCTGCGGGTTAACCTATCACAGTGAGGACCTCGCCAAAGGTGACGGGCCCATCCACGTCACTTTCAGTGAAGGTTACAATGTAACCAACCAAGCTTGGTTGAAGACCTTTGCTGGACAAGGCCTGGAGGTCACCACGGATCCTCGTGATGGAAGGGCATTGGGTGCCTTCCAGAACCAGGCCAGCATTGATCCAGTAACACACACCAGAAGTTTCGCAGCCACAGGCTATTACAACCCAGAGGTTGCGAAGCGGTCCAACTTGGTGGTTCTCACCGAGACTTTGGTGGAAAAGATTGTCTTTGACACCACGGGAGATGAGCCTGTTGCCACTGGTGTTGAGATTTTGACCAAGGATGGTGAGAAAAAGCAGATATCTGCCAACCTCGAAGTCATCCTGTCGGCTGGTACCCTGCAGTCACCCCAGATTCTGGAGCTTTCCGGTATTGGAAGCAAGGACATCCTCGAGAAGCACAACATTCCCGTCATTGTTGAGAACCCCAGCGTGGGCGAGAACGTGCAAGACCACCCCATTGTATGCCAGAGCTTCGAGGTCGCCGATACGACCCCGTCAGGGGATGTCCTCCGTGACCCCAACGTTCTCAACGCTCTGGTAGGCATGTACCAGGCCTCCGGCGCCGGACCTCTCGGCCAGAGCACCATCAGCGTAGCCTACTCCCCCCTCGTCGACGGCTCCGGCATCGTCTCccccgaggccaagaaggagctcctcgcctcccacgagcacaccctcaccaccccggACGCGCAAGCCATCAGAAAACTCGTCGAGTCCCCCGACGAGGCCACCTTCCAGTTCCTGCTCTTCCCCACCCAGGTCTCCATCCCCGACGTCCCCAAGTCCATGGCCGAGTACATCCTCCCGGTCCTCCCCGAGAACTACATCACCGTCATgaccatcctcaaccaccccttctcccgcgGCAGCGTGCACATCTCCAGCCCCGACGTCCACGCCGCCCCGGTATGGGACCCAAAGTACaactcccacctcctcgacatggagCTCCTCGCCCGCGGCGTCGAGTTTGTCGAGCGGCTCGTCGACAAGTCGACGCCGTTTGGCAAGCTGCTCAAGGACGGGGGGAAGAGGCAGCCGGAGGGGCTTGTGGCGACGGATCtggaaaaggcaaaggaAATTGTCCGCAAGAGGCAGATCTCCGTGTTTCATGTGTCTGGCAGCTGCGCCATGAAGCCAAGGGAGCAGGGCGGTGTGGTGGAtgcgaggttgagggtgtaCGGGACCAAGAGACTTAGGGTGGTGGACGCGAGCGTGTTCCCGCTGGAGCCGGTGGGAAATATTCAGAGTGTGGTTTATGCTGTTgcggagaaggcggcggaTTTGATCAGGGAGGATAGGAAGAGCTTGTAA
- a CDS encoding hypothetical protein (COG:S; EggNog:ENOG503NWYS) produces MFEYVEFPILPIVKTHLIINCVLAVITLVIIALRLFARFLTGAGLWWDDYLILFAVPQGMAMVVIQGLWAPMGVGYPMAETAPNIEHILKMLVSYELIYATSISTIKLSVLIFYLRVFVNKTMRMATKGVIIFVCLWSVGNILQVFLICRPFAAIYTVALMPTAQCGDQVGSFIAIGAFNIITDVLILTLPIPTVWTLKTSKGKKIALTAVFLVGLLVSVVAMIRIVTLTQLDLVNLTESMVWADFWSATEPNLGIFCVSLPMLGTLWTRYFSRKSPSKLDPYHSSENGTNGTNGFSKLKNSSNPGTDTIVMEDLYAPNKEVYHKTDVAAATPDGDRAGTPLRANSSEEALTMQVGDHRNYHRQPEGIRVQTKWTISVD; encoded by the exons ATGTTCGAATACGTCGAGTTTCCGATCCTCCCGATCGTCAAaacccatctcatcatcaactgtGTACTAGCCGTCATAACTTTGGTGATCATTGCGCTGAGACTCTTTGCTCGTTTCCTGACGGGAGCTGGCCTGTGGTGGGATGACTACCTCATTCTGTTTGCCGTCCCTCAGGGCATGGCCATGGTAGTGATTCAGGGCCTTT GGGCACCGATGGGTGTAGGATATCCAATGGCCGAGACCGCTCCAAATATCGAACACATCCTGAAGATGCTCGTCTCATACGAACTGATCTACGCGACATCCATCAGTACCATCAAGCTCAGCGTCCTCATCTTTTACCTCCGTGTCTTCGTCAACAAAACGATGCGCATGGCCACCAAGGGCGTCATCATCTTTGTCTGTCTCTGGTCTGTTGGGAATATACTGCAGGTGTTTCTGATTTGTCGTCCTTTTGCCGCCATCTACACCGTCGCTCTGATGCCAACAGCGCAATGCGGTGACCAAGTCGGGTCTTTTATTGCCATTGGCGCgttcaacatcatcaccgacgTGTTGATCCTGACGCTCCCGATTCCAACGGTGTGGACTCTGAAGACctccaagggcaagaagatcGCCCTGACAGCCGTCTTCTTGGTTGGTTTACT cGTCAGCGTGGTCGCCATGATCCGCATCGTAACCCTCACCCAGCTCGACCTCGTCAACCTGACCGAATCCATGGTCTGGGCCGACTTCTGGTCCGCGACCGAGCCCAACCTCGGCATCTTCTGCGTCAGCCTCCCCATGCTCGGCACCCTCTGGACCCGCTATTTTTCTCGCAAGAGCCCCTCCAAGCTCGACCCGTATCACTCCTCTGAGAACGgcaccaacggcaccaacggGTTCAGCAAGCTGAAGAACAGCTCCAACCCCGGCACCGACACGATCGTGATGGAGGATTTGTACGCACCGAACAAGGAGGTGTATCACAAGACGgacgttgctgctgccacacCGGATGGGGATAGGGCGGGGACGCCGCTGAGGGCGAATAGCTCCGAAGAGGCGCTCACGATGCAAGTGGGGGATCATCGGAACTATCATAGGCAGCCGGAGGGGATTAGGGTGCAGACGAAGTGGACTATTTCGGTTGATTAG
- a CDS encoding hypothetical protein (COG:S; EggNog:ENOG503NWCY), translating to MPRDELPSLLLLPFPPDPSSRSLLNTAYRPSITAALSRLKRPNGASKLTVAVECPILHGQFLRSKTLSWTEAQALVAGIYTIISVVSAQLGIGTEIDGGPNSVDATVVLIDHNRNKRFTEDFRPVIETNNTTVIDLATFASAYHPWNYIFHVRSEVGLQFYQTYLKLAEGRQTLLQEQLIPVEGGITMNVAPQGNIPRPTPARTPGVPVVCLGGTFDYLHPGHKLLLTAAALLLKVPRKDDANMQPCTYIIGITGDELLKNKKYAEFVQSWETRARNVILFLSRILELSERGWKGTQQPRRVEERDGDVKAWFRDGTILVHCVRIQDPFGPTITVENVDALVVSGETRSGGKAVNDKRAEQGWKTLEVFEVDVLDAEDVLEEKEGTKTEENFSAKISSSAIRQQRALARPGTKI from the coding sequence ATGCCTCGAGACGAACTACCCTCGTTGCTATTGCTTCCATTTCCTCCCGACCCCTCAAGTCGCTCGTTGTTAAACACGGCATATCGACCATCCATCACTGCTGCACTCTCAAGGCTAAAGCGACCAAATGGCGCCTCTAAACTCACCGTAGCTGTCGAATGCCCAATTTTGCACGGCCAGTTCTTGCGGTCCAAGACCCTGTCATGGACCGAAGCCCAGGCTTTGGTAGCCGGCATCtacaccatcatctccgTCGTCTCTGCTCAGCTTGGCATCGGCACCGAAATTGACGGCGGGCCAAACTCAGTCGATGCCACAGTCGTTTTGATTGACCACAACCGCAACAAGCGCTTCACTGAAGACTTCCGCCCTGTCATTgagaccaacaacaccaccgtgATTGACCTCGCAACCTTTGCCTCGGCGTATCACCCATGGAACTACATCTTCCACGTCCGAAGCGAAGTTGGGCTTCAGTTTTATCAGACCTATCTCAAGCTCGCTGAGGGGAGGCAAACATTGCTGCAGGAGCAGTTGATTCCTGTCGAAGGGGGCATCACTATGAATGTTGCCCCCCAAGGAAACATACCACGCCCAACACCCGCTCGGACGCCGGGGGTCCCTGTCGTCTGCCTCGGTGGAACCTTTGACTATCTACACCCAGGTCACAAGCTTCTCCTCACCGCCGCTGCGCTGTTGTTGAAAGTCCCAAGAAAAGACGACGCCAATATGCAACCTTGCACCTACATCATCGGCATCACAGGCGATGAGCTTttgaaaaacaaaaagtaTGCCGAGTTCGTCCAGTCTTGGGAAACCAGAGCGAGGAATGTGATTTTGTTTCTGTCCCGGATTCTCGAGCTCTCGGAAAGAGGATGGAAAGGCACTCAGCAGCCGCGACGAGTGGAGGAAAGGGACGGCGATGTCAAGGCTTGGTTTAGGGATGGGACGATTCTTGTTCACTGTGTCAGGATTCAAGATCCTTTTGGGCCGACGATCACGGTGGAGAATGTTGATGCGTTGGTTGTGTCTGGGGAGACGAGGTCAGGAGGCAAGGCAGTGAATGATAAGAGGGCTGAACAGGGGTGGAAGACgttggaggtgtttgagGTGGATGTGCTGGATGCGGAGGatgtgttggaggagaaagaggggaCCAAAACAGAAGAGAATTTCTCGGCGAAGATCAGCAGTTCGGCGATACGGCAGCAGAGAGCGTTGGCGAGGCCGGGGACCAAGATATGA
- a CDS encoding hypothetical protein (EggNog:ENOG503NWBC; BUSCO:EOG09262J7K; COG:S), with product MNQQQQYQQPSRRTDAYSSQHDELHLPSSSSMAHQGQHPLQQQQQQLPTRQYSSGPGVPPHIKLEQSPNPQQHHHQSAGVVPNVLQPGGLQTRPPVISSNTAPVLPTMQQQQPPDYQPHQTPTKSNSMNLSHNYPRSSPAAPYEGGSGYSAYAPNTPGGAGSSSQYMSPTDSKYSQSSGSQRIPSNAPLGLADIRPRADSSLSDGIPGTTSYEHANTQSRTSNYMAPWALYAFDWCKWAPQGNSAGKVAIGSYLEDGHNYIQILDAQVSPTPSDVYSPAGSRYTMDFTRIAEATHSYPVTRLLWEPPSSQKQSTDLLATSGDHLRLWSLPSDPQVQTPGSSITSRNGRDMPITKLTPLALLSNSKTPDHTAPLTSLDWNTVTPSLIITSSIDTTCTIWDIPSLTAKTQLIAHDKEVYDVRFCANSVDVFVSCGQDGSVRMFDLRSLEHSTIIYEPTGKEERDANGGRISPTLAQQTMSHPPPLLRLATSPHDQHLLATFAQDSNVIRILDVRQPGQALLELRGHGGALNCVEWSPLRRGTLASGGDDCQVLIWDLLNNNNTSNAATISTNGAAPPTGAQAAASTDNVRSPVAAWQCEYEVGNLGWVPHLAGGEYGDWLGVSAGRGVWGVKLG from the exons ATgaaccaacagcagcaatacCAGCAACCGTCGCGGCGGACAGACGCCTACTCGTCGCAACACGACGAACTCCACCTGCCCTCGTCATCCAGCATGGcccaccaaggccaacatccccttcaacagcagcagcagcagcttcccaCCCGCCAATATTCCTCTGGGCCCGGCGTTCCTCCCCATATCAAGCTCGAGCAGTCCCCAAatcctcagcagcatcaccaccaaagcgCCGGTGTAGTGCCCAACGTGTTACAGCCGGGCGGGCTGCAAACCAGACCTCCTGTCATCTCGTCAAATACCGCTCCGGTCCTGCCTACCatgcagcaacagcagccaccagACTATCAgcctcatcaaacaccaacaaaatCCAACTCGATGAACCTGTCGCATAATTACCCGCGATCCAGCCCCGCCGCTCCCTACGAGGGCGGGTCCGGCTACTCTGCCTATGCTCCCAACACTCCTGGCGGTGCCGGGAGCTCTTCGCAGTACATGTCGCCAACCGATTCAAAATACAGCCAGTCCTCGGGCTCCCAGCGCATCCCCTCCAATGCGCCCCTTGGTCTCGCTGACATACGGCCCCGCGCTGACTCGAGTCTTTCCGATGGCATCCCCGGGACCACCTCCTACGAGCATGCAAACACTCAGTCACGTACCAGCAACTACATGGCCCCATGGGCTCTCTATGCGTTCGACTGGTGCAAATGGGCTCCCCAGGGAAACAGTGCTGGGAAAGTAGCTATTGGGAGTTATTTGGAAGATGGGCACAACTAC ATTCAAATTCTCGACGCTCAAGTGTCTCCCACACCGTCTGACGTCTACTCGCCCGCCGGGTCGAGGTATACAATGGACTTTACTAGAATCGCCGAAGCGACTCACTCCTATCCCGTCACACGTCTCCTGTGGGAGCCTCCATCGTCACAAAAACAGTCAACCGATCTTTTGGCCACATCCGGCGACCACCTCCGCCTTTGGTCTCTTCCTTCCGATCCTCAAGTTCAGACTCCTGGCTCCTCGATAACGTCAAGAAACGGCCGTGACATGCCGATTACGAAACTCACCCCATTGGCTTTGCTCTCCAATTCCAAGACACCCGACCACACAGCACCCCTGACCTCGCTCGACTGGAACACCGTGACCCCCAGCTTAATTATCACGTCCAGCATCGACACTACCTGCACCATCTGGGATATTCCATCCCTCACGGCCAAAACTCAGTTAATCGCCCACGACAAGGAAGTCTACGACGTCCGTTTTTGCGCCAACAGTGTGGACGTCTTCGTGAGCTGTGGTCAGGACGGCAGCGTGAGAATGTTTGATCTGAGGAGTCTGGAGCACAGCACCATTATTTACGAGCCAAccggaaaagaagaaagag ACGCCAACGGAGGTCGCATCTCCCCCACACTTGCCCAGCAAACAATgtcccaccctcctcccctcctccgactggccacctccccccacgaccagcacctcctcgccacctTTGCCCAAGACAGCAACGTAATACGCATCCTCGACGTGCGCCAGCCAGGCCAGgccctcctcgagctccGCGGCCACGGCGGCGCGCTCAACTGCGTCGAGTGGTCCCCTCTGAGGAGAGGAACCTTGGCCTCGGGAGGTGACGACTGCCAGGTGTTGATCTGGGACCtgctgaacaacaacaacacgtCCAACGCGGCCACAATCTCCACCAACGGGGCTGCCCCGCCAACGGGCGCTCAGGCTGCTGCAAGCACTGATAATGTCAGGAGTCCGGTTGCTGCTTGGCAGTGCGAGTACGAGGTGGGCAATCTGGGGTGGGTGCCGCACTTGGCTGGGGGGGAGTATGGGGATTGGTTGGGTGTCAGCgccgggaggggggtttggggtgtgAAGTTGGGATGA
- the EFB1 gene encoding Translation elongation factor 1 beta (BUSCO:EOG092644ZU; EggNog:ENOG503NV8V; antiSMASH:Cluster_7; COG:J), translating to MGFTDLLSDAGLTVLNNWLLTRSYVTGYSASQADVVVFKALSSAPDAAKYPNAARWYKHIASYEEEFTTLPGDASQPYTVYGPDVAEVTLNPAKAPAAAAEEEEDEDVDLFGSDDEEEDAEAARIREERLAEYRKKKEGKAKPAAKSVVTMDVKPWDDETDMVALEEGVRAIEKDGLVWGASKLVAVGFGIKKLQINLVVEDEKVSLDDLQEQIAELEDYVQSSDIVAMQKL from the exons atGGGCTTCACCGATCTCCTCTCCGATGCCGGTCTCACCGTGCTCAACAACTGGCTCCTTACCCGCTCTTACGTTACCGG GTACTCTGCCTCCCAGGCCGATGTTGTCGTCTTCAAGGCCCTGAGCTCCGCCCCCGATGCCGCCAAGTACCCCAACGCTGCCCGTTGGTACAAGCACATCGCCTCCTACGAGGAGGagttcaccaccctccccggtGATGCCAGCCAGCCCTACACCGTCTACGGCCCCGACGTCGCCGAGGTGACCCTCAATCCCGCCAAggcccccgccgccgccgccgaggaggaggaggatgaggatgtcgacCTCTTCGGttccgacgacgaggaggaggacgccgaGGCTGCCCGCATCCGTGAGGAGCGCCTCGCCGAGTaccgcaagaagaaggagggcaaggccaAGCCCGCCGCCAAGTCCGTCGTCACCATGGACGTCAAGCCTTGGG ATGATGAGACCGACATGGTTGCCCTCGAGGAGGGTGTCCGTGCCATCGAGAAGGACGGCCTCGTCTGGGGTGCTTCCAAGCTCGTCGCCGTCGGCTTCGGTATCAAGAAGCTCCAGATCAACCTTGTcgtcgaggacgagaaggTCTCTCTTGATGATCTCCAGGAGCAGAtcgccgagctcgaggacTACGTTCAGTCTTCCGACATTGTTGCCATGCAGAAGCTTTAA
- a CDS encoding hypothetical protein (COG:J; antiSMASH:Cluster_7; EggNog:ENOG503P2B8), which translates to MECPHSTKPITTTSKMEGVQERQQIAPLVQTNKKYVKMSGFKRDWNGNAKKGDGPKPPAKKVVQNQFTPMFETLRDELDQHHDRRERIIKASRDITALSKKIIFALQRIRKIDEELPKNIQAEIDTRLADISKLLATIAPEIQGINRYRYARSLMCLEELVEALTFLHYLKTQTLITPEQLTPIMEDLVRKGITPSEDVAMTDASEPAAAAPEHPQEKETPKVSLTQDDYLYGVFDLTGEMMRFATTSTALTGTMAGSGAGGDEQPRTIVEDMHELGSFFEMLPVGQGNRFQWEKKLEVTRQSVQKVERLGYDRTIRGSERPKGWIPDLSGGDQAEEE; encoded by the exons ATGGAGTGTCCCCATAGCACCAAACCAATCACCACGACGTCAAAAATGGAAGGCGTCCAAGAGCGACAACAAATTGCACCTCTTGTACAAACCAACAAAAAATACGTCAAAATGTCCGGGTTCAAGCGTGACTGGAATGGCAATGCCAAGAAGGGGGATGGACCAAAGCCGCCTGCCAAAAAGGTTGTGCAGAATCAGTTCACACCCATGTTTGAGACTCTCAGAGATGAGCTTGACCAGCATCATGACCGCCGGGAGCGCATTATCAAGGCTTCAAGAGATATCACGGCTTTGAGCAAGAAAAT TATATTTGCCTTGCAGAG AATCCGGAAAATCGACGAGGAATTGCCAAAAAACATCCAGGCCGAGATTGACACACGGCTCGCCGATATCTCCAAGCTTCTGGCCACCATTGCCCCTGAGATCCAGGGCATCAATCGCTACCGATATGCTCGATCCCTGATGTGTCTGGAAGAGCTTGTGGAGGCGCTTACTTTCTTGCATTATCTCAAGACACagaccctcatcacccccgagCAGCTAACACCGATCATGGAGGACTTGGTCCGGAAGGGGATCACACCATCAGAGGATGTAGCCATGACGGATGCAAGCGAGCCAGCTGCTGCGGCCCCAGAGCATCcccaggagaaggagacaCCGAAAGTTAGCCTCACCCAAGATGACTACCTCTACGGCGTGTTTGATCTTACGGGTGAGATGATGCGTTTTGCCACTACGTCAACAGCACTGACAGGCACAATGGCTGGGAGCGGAGCTGGGGGTGACGAACAGCCTCGAACCATTGTCGAGGATATGCATGAGCTGGGTAGCTTTTTTGAGATGCTTCCCGTTGGGCAAGGCAACAGGTTCCagtgggagaagaagctggaggtcACACGGCAGTCTGTTCAAAAGGTTGAACGTCTGGGTTACGACAGGACCATCAGGGGTAGCGAACGTCCCAAGGGGTGGATTCCGGATttgagtggtggtgatcaagccgaggaggaataA
- the GPI14 gene encoding GPI mannosyltransferase 1 (COG:G; EggNog:ENOG503NU0H; CAZy:GT50; antiSMASH:Cluster_7; BUSCO:EOG09261XAF), with protein sequence MTKPSGTGQPEPPATSSSGVSSLVTTFFDRPLPLYLSAAIFRLVFLLYGLWQDANSPVKYTDIDYLVFTDAARFVSQGQSPYERETYRYTPVLAWLLLPTAHVTGNRILDVAFFSFGKVLFAISDLVAGWLLEKVLAKSMDAPRARKFATIWLLNPMVATISTRGSSEGLLGVLVMALLWAVLERRVTLAGLLLGFSVHFKIYPFIYAPAIVWWMDNERRSPNKTKPTSLSSKPPSLTAKILNFITPPRLQLALISLTTFSTLNIAMYLVLRHPFLQETYLHHVTRLDHRHNFSPYNTQLYLSSSLPLSSSSSFRIEKLAFLPQLLLSTVFIPLVTAKKSLPTSMLAQTFAFVTFNKVCTSQYFLWYMVLLPLYLPQSSFVKNKRFGLAALVLWVVAQGAWLQQGFELEFLGNSTYLLGLWLASLAFFGVNCWILGVIIGDVR encoded by the exons ATGACGAAACCATCAGGCACGGGCCAACCAGagccaccagcaacatcatcctcaggTGTTTCTTCCTTGGTAACGACCTTTTTCGACCGCCCACTCCCCCTCTACCTATCCGCCGCAATATTTCGTCTGGTTTTTCTCCTTTATGGCCTCTGGCAGGACGCAAACTCCCCCGTCAAATACACCGACATCGACTACCTCGTCTTCACCGATGCCGCACGCTTCGTCTCCCAAGGGCAGAGCCCCTATGAGCGAGAGACGTACCGCTACACTCCAGTCCTGGcctggcttcttctcccaacAGCCCATGTTACCGGAAACCGGATCCTAGACGTTGCATTCTTCAGCTTTGGCAAGGTTCTCTTTGCCATATCAGACTTGGTAGCAGGATGGCTTCTAGAAAAGGTGCTCGCCAAATCCATGGATGCCCCTCGAGCCCGCAAATTCGCCACCATCTGGCTTCTCAACCCGATGGTAGCCACCATCAGCACAAGAGGAAGCTCTGAAGGTCTTCTCGGAGTGCTAGTCATGGCACTACTATGGGCCGTGTTGGAAAGACGTGTCACCTTGGCCGGTCTATTGCTCGGCTTCAGCGTACATTTCAAAATCTACCCCTTTATCTACGCCCCCGCCATCGTCTGGTGGATGGACAACGAAAGAAGATCCCCCAATAAGACCAAACCCACCAGTCTATCATCCAAACCACCCTCACTCACCGCCAAAATCCTCAACTTCATCACCCCACCCCGCCTCCAACTCGCCCTCATCAGCCTAACCACCTTCTCAACCCTCAACATAGCAATGTACCTCGTG ctacggcaccccttcctccaggAAACCTACCTCCACCACGTAACCCGCCTCGACCACCGCCACAACTTCTCCCCCTACAACACCCAACTctacctctcctcctccctccccctttcttcatcatcttccttcCGCATCGAAAAACTAgccttcctcccccaactcctcctctcaacaGTCTTCATCCCGCTCGTCACTGCCAAAaaatccctccccacctccatgCTCGCCCAGACGTTCGCCTTTGTCACCTTCAACAAGGTCTGCACGAGTCAGTATTTTTTGTGGTATATGGTCCTGCTCCCGCTGTACCTCCCCCAGTCGAGCTTTGTGAAGAATAAGAGGTTCGGGCTCGCGGCGCTGGTGCTGTGGGTGGTGGCGCAGGGTGCGTGGCTGCAGCAGGGGTTTGAGCTGGAGTTTTTGGGGAATAGCACCTATTTGCTGGGCTTGTGGCTGGCGAGCTTGGCGTTTTTTGGGGTGAATTGTTGGATTTTGGGGGTGATTATTGGGGATGTGAGGTAA